In one window of Patescibacteria group bacterium DNA:
- the rsmA gene encoding 16S rRNA (adenine(1518)-N(6)/adenine(1519)-N(6))-dimethyltransferase RsmA: MSLLDDTQRLLKVNKILPSKSKGQNFLISENILEKIIDSSDLKQGDNILEVGPGIGTLTRELVKKDINLKVVELDKNLVKFLKPLSESKNFEIIELDILKINPEEVFLKEFLENYKIISNLPYNITSMFLRIFLGQKYKPKEMILMLQKEVVNRIINKDGKWSKLSIMCNLYSHTEYLFDVKRDSFYPSPDVDSAVIKFSIYKKSPFANFDEKKFWQFVKIGFSSKRRTLINNLSIGLNINKDVLKTTFFKLGFDENVRAEKLSINDWINLSLT; the protein is encoded by the coding sequence ATGAGTTTATTAGATGATACACAGCGTTTATTGAAAGTTAATAAAATTTTGCCGTCAAAATCTAAAGGGCAAAATTTTTTGATTTCAGAAAATATTTTAGAAAAAATTATTGATTCTTCAGACTTGAAACAGGGTGATAATATTTTAGAAGTTGGTCCAGGTATCGGAACACTTACAAGAGAACTTGTAAAAAAAGACATTAATTTAAAAGTTGTAGAACTTGATAAAAATCTTGTAAAGTTTTTAAAGCCACTTTCAGAATCTAAAAATTTTGAAATTATTGAATTAGACATATTGAAGATAAATCCAGAAGAAGTTTTTTTAAAAGAGTTTTTAGAAAATTATAAAATTATTTCAAATCTTCCTTACAATATAACTTCTATGTTTTTGAGAATATTTTTAGGGCAAAAATATAAACCAAAAGAAATGATTTTAATGCTTCAAAAAGAGGTGGTAAATAGGATAATAAACAAAGATGGAAAGTGGTCAAAACTTTCTATAATGTGTAATCTTTATTCTCATACAGAATATCTTTTCGATGTAAAAAGAGATAGTTTTTATCCTAGTCCAGATGTAGATTCAGCGGTTATAAAATTTTCTATTTATAAAAAAAGTCCATTTGCTAATTTTGATGAAAAAAAATTTTGGCAGTTTGTAAAAATAGGATTTTCTTCTAAGAGAAGGACATTAATTAACAATTTGAGCATAGGATTAAACATCAATAAGGATGTTCTAAAGACTACTTTTTTCAAACTTGGTTTTGATGAAAATGTAAGAGCAGAAAAATTAAGTATAAATGATTGGATTAATTTGTCATTAACATAA
- a CDS encoding carbohydrate binding domain-containing protein, with amino-acid sequence MYLNKNTKKLSIVSLLIVFLFVFNFNFLCAPKTAHAQVVVDPTNLAAKIANFVWDKVNWVYTKVYKDIVSIAFKKGLQTYMNMLAQEAAKSVVGGGPGQKALWTTDGWKDFNKKAGDAAGASFIDQISKGIASSTGVFIDVCEPPGGLDVKLGMQLKLSKYSLSGSSPLAEPRCSLDDMKKKWGSLADKLRDDPSSLVKLNGNSLAQLTGDSSSYAAMNFVKDMVKVKESDIQYVNMTELSFAQFAEEAKKIAELNRINPDSAKPATAIITGGIKKPAQVSEEDLAAIRAETKKVSEISTGSMAADTANIFLNTLVSEGLNKLVQRLFESLAPQPEYTPLISEEDQPYGDYSINTIKGPLDVINRIFESISRISYNLTAKDIDIITELETDMGDDIISSLNNGSIDSEFAQLLRKAQSGDGLSLKEAVDANYLKKDRFFGFIDINSSASVREPSLEEGYSYTSMQKLRKARIIPVGWELAATYIYEMGQSQKIPEGCSSMGCTLDNVISQFDKKGHYYKDGNSTTPVLDKYCGWRPLSSDPYFINKDNKTECESFGNSNDLNIQTKWDGGNATSKGYCYKYETDSNGVINNITDMTSSNPSESACIYSGPFETVYYEWKDGGCMVKELDESELCGLVDPNWIMRAPIQQCRLEGYYSALEMTESSNRYTDCADTAHCLKEDDFGNCIGGYDYCLKEKNIWRFKGDQCNSEFNTCTTLVDDKKESKSYLTNTLKSCPQEEVGCREYLKDKSCDESGICSWDEESNPIYFNSNVETCDYSNDSCNKLIEVKQRVNFVPNGSFEIDEETEGFYGYQRPDGWLYETDWQNSLGGLKDDGALSGSKYFKYDNDGVNNPSNWLWMPIQLPTGGLYTLSYSVRGNGAVSVNLKFCENEGTCPSGTNPLIYVSNSDLSFSGNTNNEWERKSGYLYITKDMAKNSQNAHVILTGLSGNVDIDSVQLELNSFSEINNYCTRNGNYFNCDGEGDPSSYIEYGSSNNKYIKTAPSYYSCDTNPNKPECSGYAKQCSFENVGCASYYPELKGIVSMIPAVISENDKCPSACNGFDTFSEFPGYFDKMEATENNVEVFPIDNNFIPNSATDCPRSEESCELFTNLDKLEKGGESKEYYNRIRQCVKPEEAEITLYYTWEGSDTEAYQLKTWKVLKSNIVDSYSADGYAPCTNVTIGGTNCLDNGSNVVECDPSSDLDCRTFYDENAIAHNRLLSKTIPITDECIDLRREESDDKIVYKIAPSLSRKCSAKNVGCTKYDGNNAGNVRNLLEEGFESGSINGWDASSGSLDTHKAPSSESVYYNGQSMKVAIEGGTASSMSVMNLTYNSGSINVMPGKKYILSFWAKTFSGNSVSDFFGGTSEDQFLYNNIFNKAKAQSGNQILDFNQSITVDNEDWALYEVSIISPESININSSSLTLKFAVAINNTTYNIDGIYIDNIVLKEIQSSFYKIKDSWNTPKVCFGEDNPDENGSAVPYLGCQRYTDKDNIPVYLYEFSNLCKEEYVGCKAMIDTHNSDMPFQQTFNAYCENETNSYGKECNIGKYYYKNNSYVIPSNITTSTVVVPKDDIVYIVDDDKYSCSSSNKGCGSLGVSDDSSTYYDTYLINNPDNYISSDKYGSSDKQILCLDEYKNCVAFTKPDNSKIYKIHPRGLECEYKDVDLVHNIKAGFYTKDGVDCSYLLYNENYDNLSYNLADSWKPFLGDYIYNNEYAAVCDKESSGCSEFIDPLDNKNMRDYVATNLGDNLNFSSASQWTKAFWDIEDSSISLSTGAIASLTDPDRGNILDYQISQSGSDKLNMLAYKHTEVSNLYNFFVNSGDIYRLGAWVKFDGNMATGTESVITFLNCRQNPNSFTNFFEGSSTPFAFPYMSSKSYIREDVSENGWHYIYGLYKVMSSANYCSVAFYVDGVVGSHILFDDINFDKVEGDYYYINNDNLDDSSCSYPSLKEGCVLFNNTADSNLSWNANESYVNNVLSPGDDYKSSDTNKLLKVTRDRECGEWSTCGSQTKTFDERSGQVKSSCISLIACDEVSDNGNSCSHPFKRNSDIKPLTLDSYRQDRGSYSWSDLDLSGYSIPGLYPIDTLSPIKTTTTSDYSLGHIIVKNTANNNNFVYKMGIGIKNPLSSPFNPSVLSNSQSKSCRLYPEADSPFPWTEINNMVTDISTSTDSYVIPKTVSANFKNANVCQPNFNFVDIDGPHKIIDNNDNCDCHYTKAVYGSQTLYYPYDESNIIGTIPDSINTPYETNVAIGSKTKHIGLKGYCLEYDKSYAINNTRGDNAEYRCLSWYPVEMLSGEIDSFSMAESADINQFVPLDAKLCAIADDWKTPEDRVYCGVFGAGGCNVLIFVPAGSTVNT; translated from the coding sequence ATGTATCTAAACAAAAACACCAAAAAATTAAGTATAGTATCTTTACTCATAGTATTTTTGTTTGTTTTTAATTTTAATTTTCTTTGTGCGCCAAAAACAGCCCATGCTCAAGTGGTTGTCGATCCTACTAATTTAGCTGCAAAGATAGCAAATTTTGTTTGGGACAAAGTTAATTGGGTCTATACAAAAGTATATAAAGATATAGTTTCGATTGCTTTTAAAAAAGGTTTGCAAACTTATATGAATATGCTTGCTCAGGAAGCAGCAAAAAGTGTAGTTGGTGGTGGACCAGGTCAAAAAGCTCTTTGGACCACGGATGGATGGAAAGATTTTAACAAAAAAGCAGGAGATGCTGCTGGTGCATCTTTTATAGATCAAATATCAAAAGGTATAGCCAGCTCTACAGGAGTTTTTATAGATGTATGTGAACCACCTGGTGGTCTTGATGTGAAACTTGGTATGCAATTAAAGTTGTCAAAATATTCATTAAGTGGATCGTCACCGTTGGCAGAACCGAGATGTAGTTTAGATGATATGAAAAAAAAATGGGGATCACTTGCTGATAAATTAAGAGACGATCCTTCTTCTCTAGTAAAATTAAATGGAAATTCTTTAGCACAGCTTACAGGTGATAGTAGTTCTTATGCGGCGATGAATTTTGTGAAAGATATGGTAAAGGTAAAAGAGAGTGATATCCAGTATGTAAATATGACAGAATTATCTTTTGCGCAATTTGCAGAAGAAGCCAAAAAAATAGCAGAACTTAATAGGATTAATCCTGATAGTGCAAAGCCTGCTACAGCTATTATTACCGGTGGAATAAAAAAACCAGCACAGGTATCAGAAGAGGACTTAGCAGCTATAAGAGCTGAAACAAAAAAAGTATCTGAAATATCAACGGGTAGTATGGCAGCCGATACGGCAAATATATTTTTGAATACTCTTGTAAGTGAAGGTCTAAACAAATTAGTTCAAAGGTTATTTGAATCATTAGCTCCTCAGCCAGAATATACTCCACTGATATCAGAAGAAGATCAACCTTATGGTGATTATTCAATTAATACTATAAAAGGTCCACTTGATGTTATAAATAGAATTTTTGAATCTATAAGTAGAATATCTTACAATCTTACAGCAAAGGATATTGATATTATTACAGAATTAGAAACAGACATGGGTGATGATATTATAAGTAGTTTGAATAATGGATCTATTGATTCAGAGTTTGCACAACTACTTAGAAAAGCTCAATCAGGAGATGGGTTATCCTTAAAAGAAGCAGTAGACGCAAACTATTTGAAAAAAGATAGATTTTTTGGATTTATTGATATAAATAGTTCTGCTTCTGTAAGAGAACCATCTTTAGAAGAGGGTTATTCTTATACTTCAATGCAAAAATTAAGAAAGGCAAGAATAATACCTGTTGGTTGGGAATTAGCAGCTACATATATTTATGAGATGGGTCAATCTCAAAAAATACCGGAAGGATGTAGCTCTATGGGATGTACACTTGATAATGTAATAAGTCAATTTGATAAGAAAGGGCATTATTATAAGGACGGAAATTCAACTACTCCAGTATTGGATAAATATTGTGGATGGAGACCTCTTTCTTCAGACCCTTATTTTATAAATAAAGATAATAAAACAGAATGTGAGTCATTTGGAAATTCAAATGATTTAAATATACAAACAAAGTGGGACGGAGGAAATGCAACATCAAAAGGTTATTGCTATAAATATGAGACAGATTCAAATGGTGTCATAAATAATATTACAGATATGACATCAAGTAATCCAAGCGAGAGTGCATGTATTTATTCTGGACCATTTGAAACTGTATATTATGAATGGAAAGATGGTGGCTGTATGGTAAAAGAGCTCGATGAATCTGAATTATGTGGACTTGTAGATCCAAATTGGATTATGAGAGCCCCAATTCAACAATGTAGATTAGAAGGATATTATTCTGCACTTGAAATGACAGAAAGTTCAAATCGTTATACTGATTGTGCTGATACCGCCCACTGTTTGAAAGAAGATGATTTTGGTAATTGTATTGGAGGATATGATTATTGTCTAAAAGAAAAAAATATTTGGAGATTTAAAGGTGATCAATGTAATAGTGAATTCAATACTTGTACAACACTGGTAGATGATAAGAAAGAATCAAAATCATATCTTACAAACACACTAAAAAGTTGTCCTCAAGAAGAAGTTGGTTGTAGAGAATATTTGAAAGATAAGTCATGCGATGAATCTGGGATTTGTTCTTGGGATGAAGAATCTAATCCTATATATTTTAATAGTAACGTAGAAACATGTGACTATTCAAATGATTCTTGTAATAAATTAATAGAAGTAAAACAGCGTGTAAATTTTGTACCAAATGGAAGTTTTGAAATTGATGAAGAAACAGAAGGTTTTTATGGATATCAAAGGCCAGATGGTTGGTTATATGAAACTGATTGGCAAAATAGTTTAGGCGGATTAAAAGATGATGGTGCTTTATCTGGTTCTAAATATTTTAAATATGATAATGATGGTGTGAATAATCCATCTAATTGGCTTTGGATGCCAATTCAATTACCAACGGGTGGTTTGTATACACTAAGTTACTCTGTAAGAGGAAATGGTGCTGTATCTGTTAATTTGAAATTTTGTGAGAATGAAGGAACGTGTCCAAGCGGTACTAACCCATTAATTTATGTCTCTAATAGTGATTTATCTTTTTCTGGAAATACAAATAATGAGTGGGAAAGAAAGAGTGGTTATTTGTATATTACAAAAGATATGGCTAAAAATTCTCAAAATGCACACGTAATTTTAACGGGTCTTTCTGGTAATGTTGATATAGATTCTGTTCAACTTGAGTTAAATAGTTTTTCAGAAATTAATAATTATTGTACTAGGAATGGTAATTATTTTAATTGTGATGGTGAGGGAGATCCAAGTTCTTATATAGAATATGGTAGTTCCAATAACAAATATATAAAAACGGCTCCATCATATTATTCATGTGATACAAATCCAAATAAGCCAGAATGCTCGGGATATGCCAAACAATGTTCTTTTGAAAATGTTGGATGTGCATCATATTATCCGGAGTTAAAAGGAATTGTTTCGATGATCCCTGCTGTTATTTCTGAGAATGATAAATGCCCAAGTGCATGTAATGGTTTTGATACTTTTTCAGAGTTCCCTGGATATTTTGATAAAATGGAAGCAACTGAAAATAATGTAGAGGTATTTCCAATTGATAATAATTTTATCCCTAACTCTGCTACCGATTGTCCTAGATCAGAAGAGTCATGTGAATTATTTACAAATTTAGATAAATTAGAAAAAGGAGGAGAATCGAAGGAATATTATAATAGAATAAGGCAATGTGTAAAACCAGAAGAAGCAGAAATAACATTGTATTATACGTGGGAAGGATCTGACACAGAGGCATATCAATTGAAGACATGGAAAGTTTTAAAAAGTAATATAGTAGACTCATATAGTGCTGATGGTTATGCACCTTGTACTAATGTGACAATTGGTGGCACAAATTGTCTAGATAATGGAAGTAATGTAGTAGAATGTGATCCAAGTAGTGATTTGGATTGCAGAACATTTTATGATGAAAATGCAATTGCTCACAATAGATTATTGTCAAAAACAATACCTATAACAGATGAATGTATAGATTTAAGAAGAGAAGAAAGTGATGATAAAATAGTGTATAAAATAGCACCATCTTTGAGTAGAAAATGTAGTGCTAAAAATGTTGGTTGTACAAAATATGACGGTAATAATGCTGGTAATGTAAGAAATTTACTAGAAGAAGGTTTTGAAAGTGGCTCTATAAATGGCTGGGATGCTTCATCTGGTAGTTTAGATACCCATAAAGCGCCAAGTAGTGAATCTGTTTATTACAATGGACAATCAATGAAAGTTGCTATAGAAGGGGGCACAGCTAGTAGCATGAGTGTTATGAATTTAACATATAACAGTGGAAGTATTAATGTTATGCCAGGCAAAAAGTATATATTGAGTTTTTGGGCAAAAACATTCAGTGGTAATAGTGTATCTGACTTTTTTGGAGGTACTTCTGAAGATCAGTTCCTTTATAATAACATTTTTAATAAAGCAAAGGCACAATCAGGTAATCAAATATTAGACTTCAATCAGAGTATTACAGTTGATAATGAAGATTGGGCTCTTTATGAAGTATCTATAATAAGTCCAGAAAGTATAAATATAAATAGTTCTAGTTTGACGTTGAAATTTGCTGTAGCTATTAATAATACGACTTATAATATAGATGGTATATATATAGATAATATAGTTTTGAAAGAAATTCAAAGTAGTTTTTACAAGATAAAAGATTCATGGAATACTCCAAAAGTATGTTTTGGTGAAGATAATCCCGATGAAAATGGATCTGCTGTTCCTTATCTTGGATGTCAGAGATATACAGACAAGGATAATATCCCTGTGTATTTGTATGAATTTAGTAATTTATGCAAAGAAGAATACGTTGGTTGCAAAGCAATGATAGATACACATAATTCAGATATGCCGTTTCAGCAAACGTTTAATGCTTATTGTGAAAATGAGACTAATTCATATGGAAAAGAATGTAATATAGGAAAATATTATTATAAAAATAATTCATATGTTATACCATCGAACATTACTACCAGTACTGTTGTTGTTCCAAAGGATGATATAGTTTATATAGTAGATGATGATAAATATTCATGTTCATCTTCAAATAAAGGTTGTGGATCACTTGGAGTAAGTGATGATAGTAGTACCTATTATGATACATACCTTATAAATAATCCAGACAATTATATTTCAAGTGATAAATATGGTTCTTCAGATAAACAAATTTTGTGTCTAGATGAATATAAAAATTGTGTTGCATTTACAAAACCAGATAATAGTAAAATATACAAGATTCATCCTAGAGGATTGGAATGCGAATACAAAGATGTAGATTTGGTACATAATATAAAGGCTGGATTTTATACAAAAGATGGAGTGGATTGTTCTTATTTATTGTACAATGAAAATTATGATAATTTGTCTTATAACTTAGCAGATTCTTGGAAACCATTTCTTGGAGACTATATATATAATAATGAGTATGCTGCAGTATGTGATAAAGAGTCAAGTGGATGTTCTGAGTTTATAGATCCATTGGACAATAAAAATATGAGAGATTATGTAGCAACAAATTTGGGAGATAATTTGAATTTTTCTTCTGCAAGTCAATGGACAAAAGCATTTTGGGATATTGAAGACAGTAGTATAAGTTTATCTACTGGAGCTATAGCGTCTCTAACTGATCCAGATAGGGGAAATATTTTGGATTATCAAATTTCACAATCAGGTTCTGATAAATTGAATATGCTTGCATATAAACATACAGAAGTCAGTAACCTCTACAACTTTTTTGTAAATTCAGGAGATATATATAGATTGGGTGCATGGGTAAAATTTGATGGAAATATGGCAACGGGAACTGAATCTGTAATTACATTTTTGAATTGTAGACAAAATCCAAATAGTTTTACTAATTTCTTTGAAGGTTCAAGTACTCCTTTTGCATTTCCTTATATGAGCTCCAAATCTTATATAAGAGAAGATGTTTCTGAAAATGGTTGGCATTATATATATGGATTATATAAAGTTATGTCTAGTGCTAATTACTGTAGCGTTGCTTTTTATGTAGATGGAGTTGTTGGTTCTCATATATTATTTGATGATATAAATTTTGATAAAGTAGAAGGTGATTATTATTATATAAACAATGATAATCTAGATGACAGTAGTTGTAGCTATCCATCTCTAAAAGAAGGATGTGTATTATTTAATAATACAGCAGATTCAAATTTATCTTGGAATGCAAATGAAAGTTATGTGAATAATGTTTTATCTCCTGGTGATGATTACAAATCATCTGATACAAATAAACTTTTAAAGGTTACTAGAGATAGGGAATGTGGAGAATGGTCTACTTGTGGATCTCAAACAAAGACATTTGATGAAAGAAGCGGTCAAGTAAAAAGTTCTTGTATATCGCTAATAGCATGTGATGAGGTATCTGACAATGGAAATTCCTGTTCACATCCTTTCAAAAGAAACAGTGATATCAAACCTCTTACATTAGATTCATATAGACAGGATAGAGGCTCTTATAGTTGGTCAGATTTAGACTTGAGTGGTTATTCTATTCCTGGACTTTATCCAATAGATACACTTAGTCCTATAAAGACAACTACAACTTCAGATTATAGTTTGGGACATATTATAGTAAAAAATACAGCAAATAATAATAATTTTGTATATAAAATGGGAATAGGTATAAAAAATCCTCTTTCTAGTCCATTTAATCCTTCTGTTTTATCTAATTCACAAAGTAAATCCTGTAGATTGTATCCAGAAGCTGATTCTCCATTTCCTTGGACAGAAATAAATAATATGGTCACAGATATTTCAACTTCTACTGATTCATATGTAATACCAAAAACAGTATCTGCAAATTTCAAAAATGCAAATGTATGTCAACCAAATTTTAACTTTGTAGATATCGATGGCCCACATAAAATTATAGATAATAATGATAACTGTGATTGTCACTATACAAAAGCAGTATATGGATCACAAACACTTTATTATCCATATGATGAGAGTAATATAATAGGCACAATTCCAGATTCTATAAATACACCTTATGAAACCAATGTAGCAATAGGTAGCAAGACAAAACATATTGGTTTAAAAGGATATTGCCTTGAGTATGATAAATCATATGCAATAAATAATACTAGAGGAGATAATGCAGAGTATAGGTGTTTGTCATGGTACCCTGTTGAAATGCTTAGTGGTGAAATTGATTCATTTTCTATGGCAGAAAGTGCAGATATAAATCAGTTTGTACCACTTGATGCAAAACTTTGTGCTATAGCAGATGATTGGAAAACTCCTGAAGATAGAGTATATTGTGGTGTTTTTGGAGCAGGTGGATGTAATGTTTTGATTTTTGTACCAGCAGGAAGTACTGTTAATACAT
- a CDS encoding MFS transporter, translating into MTKYILLKIKMNKKEIIKFFRNFLPYRMRRQARELFVSNMIINLALAMVQIFEPIYLYRMGYSVSNIAIFYFFVYILYFFIMPYGAKFANRYGYENGMFIGSCLYIFFYLSLFLIPSFPILFCVAMLIYAIQKSFYWPAFHADFAHNSTNTEEGREISSYSISSSLMFVLGPIIGGLIITYFGFSVLFIIVSLLFLISNLPMLITKEEFTKRDFKYSFILKDIFKKKNFKSLFSYIGYAEELIAMVFWPIFMSVIIISYEKIGILSGISTMIMLIATLYIGKICDKRDKKIILRLSSFFYAFTWIAKTFTRTIIPIFIFDTASKTAKSGIDVSMRSIIYESAREGYKGTKDENDNSIMEAVVSFEAGLSIGKILACLFLFAFSIIFVSFKDFFTASFVFAGILSLFYMFK; encoded by the coding sequence ATGACAAAATATATATTATTAAAAATAAAAATGAACAAAAAAGAAATAATAAAATTTTTTAGAAATTTTCTACCATATAGAATGAGACGTCAAGCAAGAGAGCTATTTGTATCAAATATGATAATAAATTTGGCACTTGCGATGGTTCAAATTTTTGAGCCAATTTATTTGTATAGAATGGGATATTCCGTTTCAAATATTGCTATATTTTATTTTTTTGTTTATATTTTATATTTTTTTATAATGCCATATGGTGCAAAGTTTGCAAATCGTTATGGTTATGAAAATGGAATGTTTATTGGTAGTTGTCTTTATATATTTTTTTATCTTTCACTTTTTTTAATTCCAAGTTTTCCAATATTATTTTGTGTTGCAATGTTAATTTATGCAATACAAAAATCTTTTTATTGGCCAGCATTTCATGCTGATTTTGCTCATAATTCTACAAATACAGAAGAAGGAAGAGAAATTAGTTCATATTCTATTTCTAGTTCACTTATGTTCGTACTTGGTCCAATAATAGGAGGCTTAATAATTACTTATTTTGGGTTTAGTGTGCTTTTTATAATAGTATCTCTTCTTTTTTTGATATCAAATTTACCAATGCTTATTACGAAAGAAGAGTTTACAAAAAGAGATTTTAAATATTCTTTTATTCTTAAGGATATTTTCAAAAAGAAAAATTTTAAAAGTTTATTTTCATATATTGGATATGCAGAAGAGCTTATTGCTATGGTTTTTTGGCCTATATTTATGTCGGTTATCATTATTAGTTATGAAAAAATAGGAATATTATCCGGAATTTCTACTATGATTATGCTTATAGCAACTCTTTATATAGGAAAAATATGTGATAAAAGGGATAAAAAAATTATTTTGAGACTTAGTTCATTTTTTTATGCTTTTACATGGATTGCAAAAACTTTTACAAGAACAATAATACCAATATTTATTTTTGATACAGCTTCAAAAACTGCAAAATCAGGGATTGATGTTTCAATGAGATCTATTATTTATGAAAGTGCAAGAGAGGGCTATAAAGGAACAAAAGATGAAAATGATAATAGTATAATGGAAGCAGTAGTAAGTTTTGAAGCAGGTCTTAGTATTGGCAAGATATTAGCGTGTCTTTTTTTATTTGCTTTCTCTATTATTTTTGTTTCTTTTAAAGATTTTTTTACAGCTAGTTTTGTATTTGCAGGTATATTATCATTATTTTATATGTTCAAATAA